The nucleotide window CTCCAATAGTAGTAATCTTTTTTGCTAATCTTTTTTTATTCATATTTCTCTCCTTTTAATCATGTATATTTTCCATATTGTTACTTAACCAAGTAGATTTAGCATCAATATGTTGTTCCCTGAAAGTTATCATTACCATTACATTATTAACACCCCCTTAAAATAACTACTTTATTCTTTTAATATTTTTAATGGTTGCTGCCGACCGGTGGGTGCCAAAAATTTCTCACGATGTAGTTGTTTAATTAGATTGGTCATTGTCGCTGGGCTGTAACAGGTGTAATCACTTAAACTGTCTCGGTTAAATTCTGATGGCAGCTTAGTATTCCCTTCCACAGACACACCAAATTTACTAGCTAAATTTAGTAGAATATATTTCATTCTATCCGTACCGTGATATTGGTTTTGGGCGATTTTTTCTAATAGCATACGTTGCTCTTCTTTCTCTATTAGAAATAAAAACAACCAGCCTTCTTGCATACTTAGTATATATTCAAGTAGTTCACACCTACGGAACTCAATGACATAGCTTGTTTCAAAAACAATCGAACTCATATTGGCTTCCTCATTCATAATTAAAGTGCTCATTCCTTGAAAACTGCCTTCACCTTGAAAGCCAATGGTTTGATTCGCATGGGTTTTTTTCACAATTCCTGTTTCTATATAATAGATACTGTTTGTTTTTTCTCCTTCATTTATAAGAACTGTCTTCTTTTCCATTTTTTACGAAAAGAATGGATCGATGGATTATCAAGCAACTTATCTAGTAATACTCCTGAATTGAAATTAATATCCAAACTTTTCTTGCTGTATAAATCATTAAGGCTAGTTTCTAATTGAATCATTTTCAATAACACCTTCCTGCAGTTTATATGTCACTAGTTAATATTAGCTACTTCCAAAATTATTTGTTGGCATTGATTTGACAAGTTTTCTCTTATTCGGTGAACTTTTTGTTACGCTTTTAATGATTTTAAACAGGCAGACTTTTTTGTTATAGGAGTTGTCAAGTATAGATTGGCTAGCCTCTTAGGCATAGAGCCCGTATGGAAAACGAATCTACTTTATCAAGAATCAAGTTTGAACATGTTGGGTCTTTTAAGATTGTGTATAAGAAATTGGAATTGATAAAAAGAAAGGAGGAGATAAACATGCAGACAATTACGATTTTTAGTATGAGGAAAAGTTACAAAGTTATTTATCCAAATGAATAGCGTAAGAAATATGAGACAATAAGGATGGTTTTCAAACATTGCAGGTTAACTTTTAATTATTTTTTGCGGAAGTTATTTTAACCAAAAGCGGGTTGCATAACACATTACAGCTAACATTTTCCGAGCTTATTTCAATGTCCCCAATCAAAACTCGGTGTTATACTGAATATACTTGTTCCATTTCCGCATCCAGTGCTTGTATTATTCTGTTCACGGAAAACATTTAACAAAACTAAATTTTGCAAATATAAACAATAATCTTTTTTCTATAATGTGCTTCAAAAAACGCTGGAGAACTTCTTAGTATAGCTATGCCTATCCAACAGCGAGGCTAGCAGATATTATGTTTTCTAAAGTACACTATTATGCGGATAAAATGATTTATCTCCTGTAAAATTCAAGAGATTATCGAAGAAGTGGAGATATTGCCTCAACTTTGCCTGAATATGATATTTTGAGACAAATTTCTGGAACAGATAGTCCCAGAGCTGGAGATAGAGATGTTCGAAGTTTTTTGATACGTAGGGAGCTCAATAACTATGCAAAGATCGCCATAAGACGTTACCACTCTGGGAAGACAATTTATTCGAAGTATATTAATAAATTAAGACAACCTCAAATACAAAAATCACTTTATCTTATTACCCAGAATATATTAAAAAAAGCAACAAAACACACTCAATCATAACGTCTGTTGTTACTATAAAAAAGGAAAAAAACCCTATAACAAATGTCATAAGGTTACCTCGGTGGCATGTATCGATAAAATTATTGAAAACAATCTACTGTTTTACTAAAACTAAATAAATGTACGACTAAAGTTTATCTATAATGTCGTAACATAGTTATTATACTACTTTTCCTCCACTTTTAAAATAGTTCAAAGGTAGGCTTCATTCGTCCAGATTGGTTACTTACTTTAGAGATCCTTATACGTAAGAAAGGCTTAAACCCCATTTTGCAGGATTCAAAGCTATTATTTGCTTATTTTATATTAAGATTTTTTGCTAGTTTTGTATGCATTTTTATTCGTTCTGCTTCTGAAACAACATAATACCAAAGTCCGTCATCTAGCTTCCCGCCGTCTCCTGCCATCGTGATACTTTCTACATTATTAACAGCGCCACCGTAATTTTTAACAATTTTAGTCATATCAGCCATTGTAAAGTCTGTTTCAATATTATTCTTGGCACTTTCCAGTATTTCATTTAATTTAAAAACTGTTTGGGTAGATAGTAACTTTTTAGAAACTGCAGTAATGGATTCTTGTTGCCTTTTTTGCCGACCGAAATCACCATTTGGATCCGTTTTCCGAATCCGAACATATTGGAGAGCTTTTTCGCCATTGAGGTGTAGATTGCCTTTTTTAAATTCTCTTCCGTTGTAAGAAATCCCTTCTGTATTATTATAAACATCAATACCACCTACAGCATCAACCACTTCGCGAAATCCTTCCATATTAATTTTGATATAATAATTAAAAGGAATACCATTTAAAAATTTAGTCGTAGTATCTTGTGCCATTTTAACATCGCCATATGCATAGGCTGCGTTGATTTTTTCTGTCGTATTATGTCCGACAATTTCTGCACGTGTATCTCGAGGGATGCTTAACATTTGTGCTTGGTTAGTATCTCCATTAACAGTCGCTGCAATCAACGTATCCGAACGTCCGCGGTCTCCATCACGCTCATCGATACCTAAAATCAAAATAGAAAAAGGTATGGTTCCATCGAGTGAAACAGCGGTTTTAGAGGAGCTTTCTAAAGGTTTATACATATTATCAAAAGTACTGCTTGTTTTCCAGTAAGCCCAGCCAATAAGAGCACCTAATCCTAAAATGATAATTAAGAGAATTATTAGAAAAATCTTTAGTGCTGTTCGTTTTTTTCTTTGGGTGTTTTTTGCTTTTCGCAATTGTTCCATCCTTTCATAGTTACTTGTTTTCTTTTGCAGGTTCATAATACCAAATTAGTTCCACTTTGTGTGATTTTCTTATAAATCGTCACAAAAAGTCCATTTATAGACTTAAAAACCGCCTTTGAAAAAACAACTATGATTCTCCGGATGCCCTTTACTCCCCCAATCGAAATAACGATATTTTTTTCGCTAAAGATTGCTTGATTTATTCTATATAATTCAAATAACTTGGCTAATTTAATCCAAAGTAACTGTAGATTCTAAATTAGTTTTAGAGCATATCCTCGTGTTTTAACCGTTCATTCAACTCATAGAGCGCAGTCTTATTACTATCCCATTCTAATATTTCATTTGCTGCTTGATAGGAGAGCCATTGAATTGCTTTATGTTCTGAAGATAGCTTTATTTTGTGAGAAAAAAGCGTCAAATCGATAGCAAAACAATATTCTGGAATTACATATGGCTTGTTGAATGAAAAATGGAAACTTGGAATATGAGCAAGCGAATCCAACTGATAGATTTGGAAATTGTTTTTCAAACTTAATTCTTCCCTGCTCTCTCTTAGTGCCGCATCCTGTGGTGATTCCGCATCTTCTCCACCACCAGAAATAAATTGCCAAACCGCCATATCTGTTCTTAAAAAAACAGCAAATTGAACATGAGTTTCTTTTCGAATAAAAGGGATTACTAATACTTGAAATAGCTGCCTCATATTTTTCACCTCATTCATTTCATCCCTTTATTATACAGAAATTCACCATTTTCTGGTATGCTTAAGTTAATAAACTAAGTAGGAGGTAATTTAAATGACACTTTCTTTCTCTGATACGTACAGACTGAACAACGGAATTGAAATGCCTAGGCACGGTTTTGGGGTTTATAAATTAACAGAAGAAAAACGGATGCGGACTGCTCTCGAAACCGCAGCAGAGGTTGGGTATCGCTTATTTGATACAGCGTCTTTTTACCACAATGAAAAGCAACTTGGAGATTTCTTCCAGACAAGCGGATTAAAACGGGACGATTTTTTTGTGACAACGAAAATGTGGAATACCGAGCAGGGTTATGATGAGACCCTTCGTGCTTTTCTTAAGTCGCAGAAAAAATTACAATTAGACCAAATTGATTTATATTTAGTACACTGGCCAAAACAAGATACCTTTTTTGAGACATGGCGTGCAGTGGAAAAGCTATATGATGAAGGGCTTGTTCGCGCAATCGGCGTAAGTAACTTTGAGGCACACCATTTAGATCGCCTGCGTACTAGCGCTAATGTTCTTCCAGTTGTAGATCAAGTAGAAACTCACCCCCACTTCCCGAACCACTTGTTACATCGCTATTTAGAGGAACTTCATATTGTTCATCAAGCGTGGAGTCCACTTGGGCGGGGCGGGGTTTTAGAAGAAGCTACTTTAATGGAACTTGGGCAAAAACACGGCAAATCTCCCGCACAAATTGTTTTACGCTGGCATTTGCAAAACAATATTTCGATTATTCCTAAGTCAGAAACTCCTTCAAGAATTAAGGAAAATGCGGATATTTATGATTTTGAGTTAACGGAAGCAGATATGCGCCAAGTTGACCGTTTAAATACTGGTGAACGTGTAAGTCATGCGCCCGATGTGATGTATGTAAGGTCTGAAATTTAGCAAAAAACTTGGAATCCGATTGTGGATCCCAAGTTTTTTTGTTATTTATTAGCTATTTTCTCATGTAAAGTTATCATCCGCTCACCTAGGTCAATAGTTAAATTAGCGGCCATAAAATGATCTTGTGCATGAATTAGTAAAATTGTTTTTTCAATTTCTTCTCCATTAATTTCCGCTGTCATCAAGTTTGTTTGGATGGCATGGGCTTCGTGGAGTTCTTTTCTCGCTTGTTTAATTAGCTCTTTTCCTTCTGCAATATTATCTGATTCAGCTTTGATAATTGCTTGCATCGCTGTTGACTTAGCATTTCCAGAATGAAAAATCAGCTCCATTGCGATTTGGGATTCTTTATCATTCATAAGGCAAAACTCCTTCATAACTAAAACCGTTGTTGTCGTGTAAAGCTTTAAACCATTCTCCGCTCTTCTTGATTGTTCGATTTCCTGTAGCGAGATTAAGCGAAACTAAGCCGTAACGGTTACAGTAAGCATTCATCCACGACCAATTATCAATAAATGTCCACACATGGTAACCGATACAATTACTACCTTCCAGAATACCTTTATTCAACCAATACAAATGGTCTTCAAAAAATTCAATCCGGTAATCATCTTCAATATAGTCTCCTTTTGCAAAACGGCGCTCATCTTTCACACCCATGCCATTTTCAGAAACCATCCATTCGATATTTCCGTAATTATCACGAATATTAATCGCGACATCATACAAAGCCTGCTCATAAATTTCCCAGTTTTTATATACGTTCATCCGGCGACCCGGCATTTCATAATTTTGGAAATAAAACTCTGGCATAAAGGGAGCATCTGGATTAGGTAACGTATCTCTCGCACAAACACGGCGCGGCTGATAATAATTCACTCCTAGAAAATCTATCGTATTTCGCTCAATAATCGCTAACTCTTCTTCAGAATAAACTGGCAAGCAATCATGTCTCGCAAGGATTTCTTTTAAGCCTTCTGGAAATTTACCAAGCACAGCTGGATCTAAGAAACTTTTATTACAAAATATATCCGCAATACGTGCCGCTTCCATATCAGCTGGGTTATCACTACGCGGGTAAGATGGTGTTAGATTTAAGACAATCCCAATTTTCCCATCACTGATTTTATGGTAGGCTTCAATCGCTTTAGCACTGGCAAGCAACGTATTAAATGCTACTTGTGCGGCAGCTTTAGGATCTACTTTATTTGGATAATGAAAATCATATAAATAACCGCCCTCTACAGGAACAATTGGCTCATTAAAAGTAAACCAACGCTTCACACGATCTCCAAACAAACGAAAACAAGTCGTCGCATAAGCCACATAATGTTCTACTACTTCTTTGTTTTCAAATCCGCCAATTTCTTGCATTGCAAGCGGCATGTCAAAGTGGTAAAGGTTCATGATTGGCTCTACGCCTTCTTCAATAAGCGCATCAATCACTTCATTATAAAACCGGACTGCTTCAGGATTCACTTCACCAAAACCATTCGGAAACATTCGCGACCAACTAATGGAAGGACGGAATGAATTATGACCTGTTTGGCTTAATAACTTAATAGCTGAACGGAAATTATCATAAAATTCGGATGCTTTTTCAGGTCCTACTTTTTCATAAAAGCGTTTTGGCTGTGTTTTATACCAGTAGTCCCAGATGTTTTCGCCTTTTCCGCCTTCATGTGCAGCACCTTCTGTTTGTGTTGCTGAGGCGGCACTTCCCCAGTAAAATCCTTTTGGAAACTCAATTTGCTTTGTCAAAAATCCCACTCCAGTCTTACTTTATTTATTGCTTCATGTACATTTTTTACAACTAACGCACCTTGCTCGTGCATTGCTTTTTCTGCATGCTCTAAGGTAAATGGGTGACTAGACACTTCAAACATTGAAATATCATTAAAAGAGTCACCAATGACACTTACTTCATTTTTAGTTAACATAAAGCGTTCCATCAGAAACTTGACTGCTGCTCCTTTAGAACAACCATTTGGTGCAATATCAATATAATTCATATTTCTAAAAACAGCGTCTGTTATCAGTGCTTCTACTTGATTCACATATTCCTCAGCTAAATCAGCAGTTGCATATCTGAGTGTTATCGCAGAAATTGCTTGTGTTTCCTTAAAACTAGCCAGATTTAGTAATTGTTGAGGAGTTGCTTGGTTAAAACTAGTTACCAAGCAAACTTCCTCCACAAGTGATAAATCAAAATTGGTTACTTGTTTAGCCGTCTCCGTTTGGATATTTTTTTGCCAGATAACTTCTCCACTTGATGCTAATATTAACGCACCGTTTTCTAAAATTAGCGCATCCGCAGCTAAATCGTATCTTTGGAGTAACTCGACTACACTGTCCCATTTTCGCCCTGTAGCAACAGCCCATAGATTACCTTGCTGCTGCCAAGACCTGATAGCGTGTAAATCAGCCAGTTCGATTTCATTATTTCGTGTTACAAGCGTTCCGTCCAAATCCGTTACAAATAATTTTTTTGTCATTAATTAAGCCTCATACACTTGTCGTAATGTTACCTCTCCTGGATAATCGGTCGAGATAGAACCATCAGCCAAAATGGTATAAGCATAGCGTACACGATTTTCACTAACAAGCGTTCCCTGCATTTTTTTAGCTTTCCCATAAACACAAATTTCTACAGCTTCTGTTTCAAAATCTTTTAAGTGTTGTAATTTACGTTTGAACTGTGGAATAACTGCACCTTCACGAATAAAAATTGGCATATCTTCTAGTGTTACATCAACAGTAATAGTAGAACGTCCAGGATATCCCTCGCCTGTTTTCCGGTCATACCAAGCACCTGCTGGTAAATAAATATCACGTTTTGTTGCACCTGCTTCCAAAATTGGCGCAACGAGAATATCTTCACCAAGTAAGAATTCATCATCAATAGCATGCACAAAAGCGTCATTTTGGAACTCTAACGCTAGGTGACGCATCATTGGCAAACCGCGGTCCTCTGCTTCTGTAGCCATTTCTAACATATAAGGAACGAGCGAATAACGAAGCTCGCTATAGTCTCGAACAATATTTACTGCTTGTTCACCGTAAAACCATGGTTCGCGCTCTGTAGTTCCGTGATAGCGTGCTAATGAGCAAAGCATACCTACTTGTGACCAACGAATATAAAGTTCCGGTGTTGGTTTTTCTCCTTTAAATCCAGCGATATCACTGCTCCAGTAGCTCTCACCAGTAAAACCAACGCTGAGCCCACCGCGAATAGTATATTTCAATCCTTCAAAGCTACTTTCCACATCACCAGACCAAGTTCCCGCAAATTTACCAGTTCCAAGGAATCCCGGACGCTTCCAAACGAGCGATGTTCCGTGAATTTCTTGCGTTGCATCGTAGCAAGCTTTGATATACAAGTAAATATAAGCGTTATGCATATCTTTCCCAGTATATCCATTGAAAAATAGCGCATCTTCTGGAATTCGGTCCGTATAATCTGGTTTCAAAACACGAATTCCAAGGCGAAGTAAATCTTTCACTTTTTCTTTCCACCAACTGTAAGCTTCTGGGTTTGTTAAATCAGGAATTCCAATTTCACTCACTTGGCGACGTTTAATATGAGCAAGCCCGCCTTCTGTTGTTTTCACCAAATAACCTTTTTCCACAGCTTCTTCGTAAACTGCCGTACCAGGTGGCAAATACGGATTCATCCAAAGTGAGCACGCCACATTTTGTTCCATCAATTCGGCAAACATTTTGGTTGGTTCAGGGAATTTATCTTCGCCCCATTCGAAATCACAGCAGTCTACCCAAAATTTTTCATACCAATAATTTTTGCCCCAATGAACGTCGATATTAAGCACGTCGAATGGAAGCTCTAGTTCTCCCAGCTTGTCTTTCACACCGTAAAGTTCTTCTTTATTCATGTACGCACATCTGCTGTACCAAACGCCAAGTGTCCAAGGTTCAATCATTTCCGAATGACCTTGTAGTTCCGTTTCTTCTGCAATCAGGTCCTTTAGTGTGTCACCTACAAAGATATGACCACGAAGTACTGGCCCTTCTACAAGGACTGTTCCAGATACAAAACAGAAGTCGCCAACATCCCAGTGAGTTCGTTTCGCAGTTGTAAGTAATAACCCGTAACCGCTTGTTGAAAGTAAAATCGGATGTGCTTTATATGCAAGATCGGTTGTGTTAGTTGCACAAGCATCCATCGCGTAACTTGTGCTTCTTGTTGCTGATTTTTCTACAGAACTAAATTTTTCTCCTAAGCCATAAAACTTCTCATCGTTAGCAACATCCCAAGACAAGAATGCTTCGCGGTAACCATTTGCGTTGATTCGATGTCCTAGTCCCGGGGTTACATATTGACGAGAGATTTTTTTGATAGATGTGGAAAAAACAACCTTATTTTCATTTTTAATTTCAATCCGAAACGGCTCTTTTGCAATGTTAATCGTTAGCTTGCCACTAGTAATTACAAATTTATCCGCTTCTGCATTTAAAATTGGGGCCCTTCTAACTGCTGCTTTTTCGGTAAGATAAAATGGCTCCATTTCGAAGGCGCCTTCCATCGTTTTAAATTCAAAGAACAAGTTTTGCTCGTTTGTTTTTGAAAGTCGAAGCAGTCCTCTATTTCCACTAATAAGCCCAACTTCCACACAAACATATTCCTCTTCTAGCCAAACATCTAACGCCTTAATTGCATAATCATAATAATAGCCTTCCTTAAAAAAAATCCGGTCCGTATTCTGGTAATCCCAACCATTTACCGATTTGCTAATAATTTCCTCTTCCAAAATTATTCCACCTCTCGTTAATCTAACTTATTCGCTAAATTATTTGCCACACGTACAAACGGCATATACAGTATCACTACAATAACGATGACAAGTGCCTGGTAAAGTGCTCCCATGATACTTCCCGAGTAAAGTAGCCCTGATAGAATTGGCGGCACTGTCCACGGTACGTTATTGGTAATAATTGGAATAAGCCCTATTTCTGTCAGTAGTTGCCCTAAGAAGAATGGTATTACCCAACTAAGTAAATATGGTATAAACAGTATCGGGTTTAAAACAATCGGTAAACCATATGTAACTGGCTCACTAACGTTGAATATTCCCGGTGCGATTGCTAGCTTGGCGATTTTCTTATTATCTGCTCGTTTGGAGAAAATAATTATCGCGATAATTGGTGCAAGGGTTAGCGCTCCAGAAGATACTACAGTGAAATTCATAAACAATG belongs to Listeria ivanovii subsp. ivanovii and includes:
- a CDS encoding PTS lactose/cellobiose transporter subunit IIA, with the translated sequence MNDKESQIAMELIFHSGNAKSTAMQAIIKAESDNIAEGKELIKQARKELHEAHAIQTNLMTAEINGEEIEKTILLIHAQDHFMAANLTIDLGERMITLHEKIANK
- a CDS encoding aldo/keto reductase, producing the protein MTLSFSDTYRLNNGIEMPRHGFGVYKLTEEKRMRTALETAAEVGYRLFDTASFYHNEKQLGDFFQTSGLKRDDFFVTTKMWNTEQGYDETLRAFLKSQKKLQLDQIDLYLVHWPKQDTFFETWRAVEKLYDEGLVRAIGVSNFEAHHLDRLRTSANVLPVVDQVETHPHFPNHLLHRYLEELHIVHQAWSPLGRGGVLEEATLMELGQKHGKSPAQIVLRWHLQNNISIIPKSETPSRIKENADIYDFELTEADMRQVDRLNTGERVSHAPDVMYVRSEI
- a CDS encoding LCP family protein, which translates into the protein MEQLRKAKNTQRKKRTALKIFLIILLIIILGLGALIGWAYWKTSSTFDNMYKPLESSSKTAVSLDGTIPFSILILGIDERDGDRGRSDTLIAATVNGDTNQAQMLSIPRDTRAEIVGHNTTEKINAAYAYGDVKMAQDTTTKFLNGIPFNYYIKINMEGFREVVDAVGGIDVYNNTEGISYNGREFKKGNLHLNGEKALQYVRIRKTDPNGDFGRQKRQQESITAVSKKLLSTQTVFKLNEILESAKNNIETDFTMADMTKIVKNYGGAVNNVESITMAGDGGKLDDGLWYYVVSEAERIKMHTKLAKNLNIK
- a CDS encoding alpha-xylosidase, translating into MEEEIISKSVNGWDYQNTDRIFFKEGYYYDYAIKALDVWLEEEYVCVEVGLISGNRGLLRLSKTNEQNLFFEFKTMEGAFEMEPFYLTEKAAVRRAPILNAEADKFVITSGKLTINIAKEPFRIEIKNENKVVFSTSIKKISRQYVTPGLGHRINANGYREAFLSWDVANDEKFYGLGEKFSSVEKSATRSTSYAMDACATNTTDLAYKAHPILLSTSGYGLLLTTAKRTHWDVGDFCFVSGTVLVEGPVLRGHIFVGDTLKDLIAEETELQGHSEMIEPWTLGVWYSRCAYMNKEELYGVKDKLGELELPFDVLNIDVHWGKNYWYEKFWVDCCDFEWGEDKFPEPTKMFAELMEQNVACSLWMNPYLPPGTAVYEEAVEKGYLVKTTEGGLAHIKRRQVSEIGIPDLTNPEAYSWWKEKVKDLLRLGIRVLKPDYTDRIPEDALFFNGYTGKDMHNAYIYLYIKACYDATQEIHGTSLVWKRPGFLGTGKFAGTWSGDVESSFEGLKYTIRGGLSVGFTGESYWSSDIAGFKGEKPTPELYIRWSQVGMLCSLARYHGTTEREPWFYGEQAVNIVRDYSELRYSLVPYMLEMATEAEDRGLPMMRHLALEFQNDAFVHAIDDEFLLGEDILVAPILEAGATKRDIYLPAGAWYDRKTGEGYPGRSTITVDVTLEDMPIFIREGAVIPQFKRKLQHLKDFETEAVEICVYGKAKKMQGTLVSENRVRYAYTILADGSISTDYPGEVTLRQVYEA
- a CDS encoding glycoside hydrolase family 1 protein; amino-acid sequence: MTKQIEFPKGFYWGSAASATQTEGAAHEGGKGENIWDYWYKTQPKRFYEKVGPEKASEFYDNFRSAIKLLSQTGHNSFRPSISWSRMFPNGFGEVNPEAVRFYNEVIDALIEEGVEPIMNLYHFDMPLAMQEIGGFENKEVVEHYVAYATTCFRLFGDRVKRWFTFNEPIVPVEGGYLYDFHYPNKVDPKAAAQVAFNTLLASAKAIEAYHKISDGKIGIVLNLTPSYPRSDNPADMEAARIADIFCNKSFLDPAVLGKFPEGLKEILARHDCLPVYSEEELAIIERNTIDFLGVNYYQPRRVCARDTLPNPDAPFMPEFYFQNYEMPGRRMNVYKNWEIYEQALYDVAINIRDNYGNIEWMVSENGMGVKDERRFAKGDYIEDDYRIEFFEDHLYWLNKGILEGSNCIGYHVWTFIDNWSWMNAYCNRYGLVSLNLATGNRTIKKSGEWFKALHDNNGFSYEGVLPYE
- a CDS encoding Crp/Fnr family transcriptional regulator; this encodes MEKKTVLINEGEKTNSIYYIETGIVKKTHANQTIGFQGEGSFQGMSTLIMNEEANMSSIVFETSYVIEFRRCELLEYILSMQEGWLFLFLIEKEEQRMLLEKIAQNQYHGTDRMKYILLNLASKFGVSVEGNTKLPSEFNRDSLSDYTCYSPATMTNLIKQLHREKFLAPTGRQQPLKILKE
- a CDS encoding NUDIX hydrolase, producing MRQLFQVLVIPFIRKETHVQFAVFLRTDMAVWQFISGGGEDAESPQDAALRESREELSLKNNFQIYQLDSLAHIPSFHFSFNKPYVIPEYCFAIDLTLFSHKIKLSSEHKAIQWLSYQAANEILEWDSNKTALYELNERLKHEDML
- a CDS encoding HAD family hydrolase, whose protein sequence is MTKKLFVTDLDGTLVTRNNEIELADLHAIRSWQQQGNLWAVATGRKWDSVVELLQRYDLAADALILENGALILASSGEVIWQKNIQTETAKQVTNFDLSLVEEVCLVTSFNQATPQQLLNLASFKETQAISAITLRYATADLAEEYVNQVEALITDAVFRNMNYIDIAPNGCSKGAAVKFLMERFMLTKNEVSVIGDSFNDISMFEVSSHPFTLEHAEKAMHEQGALVVKNVHEAINKVRLEWDF